In Scophthalmus maximus strain ysfricsl-2021 chromosome 21, ASM2237912v1, whole genome shotgun sequence, one genomic interval encodes:
- the gdap1 gene encoding ganglioside-induced differentiation-associated protein 1 isoform X1, which yields MASENSSEPLEEKPAALTEPASEHDEQQQQQQQEEEQEEQRGAAAEPGESRLTLYHWTQSFNSQKVRLAIAEKGLRCEEYDVSLPLSEHNEPWFMRLNPTGEVPVLVHRDNVICDPTQIMDYLEHNFNDAFSKGLIRSHQSGDNMRAFPSWCLKRAAHTITECSTTGSCWTHCRWTPTPMAASSTPRSQWTPTYQRTLPHAYEIGNTQSELKRLAEQNPELKDAYVAKQRRLKSKLFDHGNMKYLKKLLDELESVMDQVETELQRRVEETPEEGSQSWLCGEFFSMADVSLAVTLHRLKFLGLSRRYWGNGNRVNLETYYERVVERPAFWRVLGHVNNILISAVLPVAFRVARKNAPAIVGTTLLIGVLGGATYFAFLYMKKRLTAFS from the exons ATGGCGTCCGAAAACAGCTCGGAACCGCTGGAGGAGAAACCAGCCGCTCTGACAGAGCCGGCCTCGGAGCacgatgagcagcagcagcagcagcagcaggaggaagagcaggaagagcaGCGAGGAGCGGCTGCGGAACCAGGCGAGTCCAGGCTGACGCTGTATCACTGGACGCAGTCGTTCAACTCTCAGAAG GTGCGTCTGGCCATAGCAGAGAAAGGCTTGCGCTGTGAGGAGTACGACGTGAGCCTGCCGCTCAGCGAACACAACGAGCCCTGGTTCATGCGTCTGAACCCTACCGGTGAAGTGCCGGTCTTAGTCCACCGTGACAACGTCATCTGTGACCCAACGCAGATCATGGACTACCTGGAGCACAACTTCAATGACG CTTTTTCTAAGGGTCTCATTCGGTCACATCAAAGTGGAGACAATATG AGAGCATTCCCAAGCTGGTGCCTGAAGAGGGCAGCACATACTATCACAGAGTGCAGCACTACAGGGAGCTGCTGGACTCACTGCAGATGGACGCCTACACCCATGGCTGCATCCTCCACCCCGAGATCACAGTGGACTCCCACATACCAGCGTACGCTGCCACATGCATACGAA ATCGGAAATACACAGTCTGAGCTGAAAAGACTGGCGGAGCAGAACCCAGAGCTGAAAGATGCCTACGTAGCAAAACAGAGGCGCTTAAAA TCTAAGTTGTTTGACCATGGCAACATGAAGTACCTGAAGAAGCTTCTGGATGAACTGGAGAGCGTGATGGACCAGGTGGAGACAGAGCTTCAGAGGAGGGTGGAAGAAACACCag AAGAAGGCAGTCAGTCCTGGCTGTGCGGCGAGTTCTTCAGCATGGCCGACGTCTCTCTGGCGGTGACCTTACACCGCCTCAAGTTCCTCGGCCTCTCCCGCCGCTACTGGGGCAACGGTAACCGCGTCAACCTGGAGACGTACTACGAGCGCGTGGTGGAGCGGCCGGCCTTCTGGAGGGTCCTGGgccacgtcaacaacatcctgATATCGGCCGTGCTGCCTGTGGCGTTCCGCGTGGCCAGGAAGAACGCGCCGGCAATTGTCGGCACCACCCTGCTGATCGGCGTTCTTGGCGGAGCGACGTACTTTGCCTTCCTGTACATGAAGAAGAGGCTCACTGCCTTTAGCTGA
- the gdap1 gene encoding ganglioside-induced differentiation-associated protein 1 isoform X2 — protein MASENSSEPLEEKPAALTEPASEHDEQQQQQQQEEEQEEQRGAAAEPGESRLTLYHWTQSFNSQKVRLAIAEKGLRCEEYDVSLPLSEHNEPWFMRLNPTGEVPVLVHRDNVICDPTQIMDYLEHNFNDESIPKLVPEEGSTYYHRVQHYRELLDSLQMDAYTHGCILHPEITVDSHIPAYAATCIRTQIGNTQSELKRLAEQNPELKDAYVAKQRRLKSKLFDHGNMKYLKKLLDELESVMDQVETELQRRVEETPEEGSQSWLCGEFFSMADVSLAVTLHRLKFLGLSRRYWGNGNRVNLETYYERVVERPAFWRVLGHVNNILISAVLPVAFRVARKNAPAIVGTTLLIGVLGGATYFAFLYMKKRLTAFS, from the exons ATGGCGTCCGAAAACAGCTCGGAACCGCTGGAGGAGAAACCAGCCGCTCTGACAGAGCCGGCCTCGGAGCacgatgagcagcagcagcagcagcagcaggaggaagagcaggaagagcaGCGAGGAGCGGCTGCGGAACCAGGCGAGTCCAGGCTGACGCTGTATCACTGGACGCAGTCGTTCAACTCTCAGAAG GTGCGTCTGGCCATAGCAGAGAAAGGCTTGCGCTGTGAGGAGTACGACGTGAGCCTGCCGCTCAGCGAACACAACGAGCCCTGGTTCATGCGTCTGAACCCTACCGGTGAAGTGCCGGTCTTAGTCCACCGTGACAACGTCATCTGTGACCCAACGCAGATCATGGACTACCTGGAGCACAACTTCAATGACG AGAGCATTCCCAAGCTGGTGCCTGAAGAGGGCAGCACATACTATCACAGAGTGCAGCACTACAGGGAGCTGCTGGACTCACTGCAGATGGACGCCTACACCCATGGCTGCATCCTCCACCCCGAGATCACAGTGGACTCCCACATACCAGCGTACGCTGCCACATGCATACGAA CACAGATCGGAAATACACAGTCTGAGCTGAAAAGACTGGCGGAGCAGAACCCAGAGCTGAAAGATGCCTACGTAGCAAAACAGAGGCGCTTAAAA TCTAAGTTGTTTGACCATGGCAACATGAAGTACCTGAAGAAGCTTCTGGATGAACTGGAGAGCGTGATGGACCAGGTGGAGACAGAGCTTCAGAGGAGGGTGGAAGAAACACCag AAGAAGGCAGTCAGTCCTGGCTGTGCGGCGAGTTCTTCAGCATGGCCGACGTCTCTCTGGCGGTGACCTTACACCGCCTCAAGTTCCTCGGCCTCTCCCGCCGCTACTGGGGCAACGGTAACCGCGTCAACCTGGAGACGTACTACGAGCGCGTGGTGGAGCGGCCGGCCTTCTGGAGGGTCCTGGgccacgtcaacaacatcctgATATCGGCCGTGCTGCCTGTGGCGTTCCGCGTGGCCAGGAAGAACGCGCCGGCAATTGTCGGCACCACCCTGCTGATCGGCGTTCTTGGCGGAGCGACGTACTTTGCCTTCCTGTACATGAAGAAGAGGCTCACTGCCTTTAGCTGA